In one window of Mytilus galloprovincialis chromosome 6, xbMytGall1.hap1.1, whole genome shotgun sequence DNA:
- the LOC143080520 gene encoding purine nucleoside phosphorylase-like isoform X3, with translation MNLLNKYDTYEEIDKIAKDILKRVKCRPQLGIICGSGLGGLADLVEEKETISYFDIEGFPVSTVPGHQGQFVFGKLRNKPVIIMQGRVHVYEGYPLHKVTLPIKILKLMGVTTLFITNAAGGINRDYNVGDIMIMKDHFNIPGFSGLNPLIGPNDDRFGPRFPALSNAYDFNLRNLAKKCVKELGYTDFCREGVYSMLTGPSYETVTECKFLLQCGVDATGMSTVPEAIVAVYCGMKVFGLSLITNSCIMEYDCKTCANHEEVLETAKLRSKDVQTLISKMVAEVEV, from the exons atgaatttgttaAACAA GTATGACACTTATGAAGAAATTGATAAAATAGCAAAAGACATCCTGAAGCGAGTAAAATGTCGACCGCAACTTGGAATTATCTGTGGTTCAGGACTTGGTGGGTTAGCAGATTTAGTGgaagaaaaagaaacaattagTTATTTTGATATAGAAGGATTTCCTGTTAGTACAG tacCTGGACACCAAGGCCAATTTGTGTTTGGTAAATTACGTAATAAACCGGTGATAATAATGCAGGGACGAGTACATGTGTATGAGGGATATCCATTGCACAAG GTAACATTACCAATAAAGATATTGAAACTGATGGGCGTTACAACGCTTTTTATAACAAATGCTGCAGGTGGTATTAACAGAGACTATAACGTAGGGGACATCATGATTATGAAGGACCATTTTAATATACCAGGATTCTCAGGTTTAAATCCACTAATAGGACCAAATGATGACCG ATTTGGACCAAGATTTCCAGCATTATCTAATGCTTATGATTTCAATCTACGTAATCTGGCAAAGAAATGTGTCAAAGAACTAGGTTATACAGATTTCTGCAGGGAAGGAGTTTACTCTATGTTAACGGGACCATCTTACGAGACAGTCACAGAATGTAAATTTCTACTCCAATGTGGGGTTGATGCAACAG GTATGAGTACAGTACCTGAAGCCATCGTGGCTGTCTATTGTGGCATGAAAGTGTTTGGATTATCTCTGATTACAAATAGCTGTATTATGGAGTATGACTGTAAAACCTGTGCAAATCATGAAGAAGTTCTAGAGACTGCAAAACTCAGAAGTAAAGATGTACAGACTCTCATTTCCAAAATGGTGGCTGAGGTTGAAGTGTAA
- the LOC143080522 gene encoding COX assembly mitochondrial protein 2 homolog: MHTDLSAHLHTEECNKFIYAYKKCMENNFFSKFFGHCDRHEHWMSKCLKKERLARRKVNADKAKAKNVQRQSNIVSIFDDERWKFLDSDD, translated from the exons ATGCATACAGACTTATCAGCACATCTCCATACAGAAGAATGCAACAAGTTTATTTATGCTTATAAGAAATGCATGGAAAAT aattttttcTCAAAGTTCTTCGGCCATTGTGACAGACATGAACATTGGATGTCAAAGTGTCTAAAGAAAGag aGACTGGCAAGAAGAAAAGTAAATGCAGATAAAGCAAAAGCAAAGAATGTACAAAGACAGTCAAATATTGTCAGTATTTTTGATGATGAAAGATGGAAATTTCTGGATTCAGACGATTGA
- the LOC143080519 gene encoding centromere protein N-like has product MQKQLLGHVVSRTRTKDLKPILERWGWLEQEVEQIDLSKTKREITNSLIEVCNQKEGLTKDVCGELDLICTQEYSTKKQWSVFLMEKEDEHYISDSNLSNPLKLKKKLKSEITVFFERENVVSVRMLNGVLWMRVYIQSGPRNMYRNSDTVYIIYYPRTQYILLSRYKKSVESYLIQSIQNVMGCDKLTNSLLTGTHYESLLQLALDRKSQGDFSRYRLQQVQNLPLLQKPPQKRKVSEFEREPNLQCEDEKLKRQRTEELDECFGPNEQPLLQKLEFKVAVKFRGTSAIPSIPVDDMQPFRCRVKFEGPSVIDGIRNLAECGLVTMPYPKYLRSVHTLGKNHIKLADKTAMQHNVSQVNQSHAEQNENTPAKNTRSRSKPKTRTRT; this is encoded by the exons atgcaaaaacaGCTTTTGGGACATGTTGTATCGAGAACCAGAACAAAAGACCTGAAACCAATTCTAGAACGTTGGGGCTGGCTGGAACAAGAAGTAGAACAGATTGATCTTAGTAAAACGAAAAGAGAGATCACAAATTCCCTCATTGAAGTTTGCAAT caaaaagaGGGCTTAACAAAAGATGTTTGTGGAGAATTGGATCTTATTT GTACACAAGAGTATTCAACAAAGAAACAATGGAGTGTGTTTTTAATGGAGAAAGAGGATg aacaTTATATAAGTGACAGCAATCTTTCAAATCCACTGAAACTGAAGAAGAAACTGAAGAGTGAGATAACTGTATTTTTTGAGAGA GAGAATGTAGTATCTGTTAGAATGTTAAATGGTGTGTTGTGGATGAGGGTGTACATACAGAGTGGGCCTAGAAACATGTACCGTAACAGTGATACAGTCTACATTATATATTATCCTCGAACTCAATATATACTCCTCAGTagatataaaaaatcagttgaaagttATTTGATACAG AGTATTCAAAATGTAATGGGGTGTGACAAGTTGACAAACAGTCTTCTTACTGGTACCCACTATGAATCACTACTACAGCTGGCTCTAGACAGGAAAAGTCAG GGTGACTTCAGTAGATACAGATTACAACAGGTACAAAATCTACCACTTTTGCAAAAGCCACCACAGAAAAGGAAAG TTTCAGAGTTTGAGAGAGAACCTAATTTACAGTGTGAAGATGAAAAACTTAAAAGACAAAGAACAGAAGAACTTGATGAATGTTTTGGACCAAATGAACAACCACTTCTTCAAAAACTAGAATTTAAG GTTGCTGTGAAGTTCCGAGGAACCAGTGCTATACCTTCTATACCAGTAGATGACATGCAGCCTTTCCGATGTCGAGTTAAGTTTGAAGGACCATCAGTAATAGACGGTATCAGAAACTTGGCAGAGTGTGGACTTGTCACAATGCCATATCCAAAGTATTTACGATCAGTACATACCCTTGGAAAAAATCATATTAAACTCGCAGATAAAACTGCCATGCAACATAATGTAAGCCAAGTTAACCAGTCACATGCAGAACAGAATGAAAATACACCTGCTAAGAATACAAGGTCACGGTCAAAACCAAAAACCAGGACTAGGACATAA
- the LOC143080520 gene encoding purine nucleoside phosphorylase-like isoform X1, which yields MGTVLNRLFKENFEPEEYCKIALPFNHRSAFAKFRCGVAPLRIETGRYENIVLENRVCHICDVFIEDEAHVLLRCPLYDDFRNHLYYVAETFNDNLNTLDDNQKYDTYEEIDKIAKDILKRVKCRPQLGIICGSGLGGLADLVEEKETISYFDIEGFPVSTVPGHQGQFVFGKLRNKPVIIMQGRVHVYEGYPLHKVTLPIKILKLMGVTTLFITNAAGGINRDYNVGDIMIMKDHFNIPGFSGLNPLIGPNDDRFGPRFPALSNAYDFNLRNLAKKCVKELGYTDFCREGVYSMLTGPSYETVTECKFLLQCGVDATGMSTVPEAIVAVYCGMKVFGLSLITNSCIMEYDCKTCANHEEVLETAKLRSKDVQTLISKMVAEVEV from the exons ATGGGCACTGTGTTAAACAGActgtttaaggaaaattttgaaCCGGAGGAATACTGCAAAATAGCTTTACCCTTCAATCACAGAAGTGCTTTCGCcaaatttagatgtggtgttgCTCCCTTAAGAATTGAAACAgggagatatgaaaatattgttttagaaaatagaGTGTGCCATATATGTGACGTTTTTATTGAAGATGAAGCGCATGTTTTATTAAGATGTCCTCTTTATGACGATTTTAGAAACCATTTATATTATGTTGCTGAAACTTTTAATGACAATTTAAATACTTTAGATGATAATCAAAA GTATGACACTTATGAAGAAATTGATAAAATAGCAAAAGACATCCTGAAGCGAGTAAAATGTCGACCGCAACTTGGAATTATCTGTGGTTCAGGACTTGGTGGGTTAGCAGATTTAGTGgaagaaaaagaaacaattagTTATTTTGATATAGAAGGATTTCCTGTTAGTACAG tacCTGGACACCAAGGCCAATTTGTGTTTGGTAAATTACGTAATAAACCGGTGATAATAATGCAGGGACGAGTACATGTGTATGAGGGATATCCATTGCACAAG GTAACATTACCAATAAAGATATTGAAACTGATGGGCGTTACAACGCTTTTTATAACAAATGCTGCAGGTGGTATTAACAGAGACTATAACGTAGGGGACATCATGATTATGAAGGACCATTTTAATATACCAGGATTCTCAGGTTTAAATCCACTAATAGGACCAAATGATGACCG ATTTGGACCAAGATTTCCAGCATTATCTAATGCTTATGATTTCAATCTACGTAATCTGGCAAAGAAATGTGTCAAAGAACTAGGTTATACAGATTTCTGCAGGGAAGGAGTTTACTCTATGTTAACGGGACCATCTTACGAGACAGTCACAGAATGTAAATTTCTACTCCAATGTGGGGTTGATGCAACAG GTATGAGTACAGTACCTGAAGCCATCGTGGCTGTCTATTGTGGCATGAAAGTGTTTGGATTATCTCTGATTACAAATAGCTGTATTATGGAGTATGACTGTAAAACCTGTGCAAATCATGAAGAAGTTCTAGAGACTGCAAAACTCAGAAGTAAAGATGTACAGACTCTCATTTCCAAAATGGTGGCTGAGGTTGAAGTGTAA
- the LOC143080520 gene encoding purine nucleoside phosphorylase-like isoform X2 — protein sequence MKRSIDGKTKMNGDYSGMNGDSKPKNGHLYLAGYDTYEEIDKIAKDILKRVKCRPQLGIICGSGLGGLADLVEEKETISYFDIEGFPVSTVPGHQGQFVFGKLRNKPVIIMQGRVHVYEGYPLHKVTLPIKILKLMGVTTLFITNAAGGINRDYNVGDIMIMKDHFNIPGFSGLNPLIGPNDDRFGPRFPALSNAYDFNLRNLAKKCVKELGYTDFCREGVYSMLTGPSYETVTECKFLLQCGVDATGMSTVPEAIVAVYCGMKVFGLSLITNSCIMEYDCKTCANHEEVLETAKLRSKDVQTLISKMVAEVEV from the exons TGGTGACAGCAAACCAAAGAATGGTCATCTGTATTTAGCTGG GTATGACACTTATGAAGAAATTGATAAAATAGCAAAAGACATCCTGAAGCGAGTAAAATGTCGACCGCAACTTGGAATTATCTGTGGTTCAGGACTTGGTGGGTTAGCAGATTTAGTGgaagaaaaagaaacaattagTTATTTTGATATAGAAGGATTTCCTGTTAGTACAG tacCTGGACACCAAGGCCAATTTGTGTTTGGTAAATTACGTAATAAACCGGTGATAATAATGCAGGGACGAGTACATGTGTATGAGGGATATCCATTGCACAAG GTAACATTACCAATAAAGATATTGAAACTGATGGGCGTTACAACGCTTTTTATAACAAATGCTGCAGGTGGTATTAACAGAGACTATAACGTAGGGGACATCATGATTATGAAGGACCATTTTAATATACCAGGATTCTCAGGTTTAAATCCACTAATAGGACCAAATGATGACCG ATTTGGACCAAGATTTCCAGCATTATCTAATGCTTATGATTTCAATCTACGTAATCTGGCAAAGAAATGTGTCAAAGAACTAGGTTATACAGATTTCTGCAGGGAAGGAGTTTACTCTATGTTAACGGGACCATCTTACGAGACAGTCACAGAATGTAAATTTCTACTCCAATGTGGGGTTGATGCAACAG GTATGAGTACAGTACCTGAAGCCATCGTGGCTGTCTATTGTGGCATGAAAGTGTTTGGATTATCTCTGATTACAAATAGCTGTATTATGGAGTATGACTGTAAAACCTGTGCAAATCATGAAGAAGTTCTAGAGACTGCAAAACTCAGAAGTAAAGATGTACAGACTCTCATTTCCAAAATGGTGGCTGAGGTTGAAGTGTAA